The genomic window ACTATCCTAACCCCTCGCTTTTACACCACCGATTTTGAAGCGATGGCAAAAATGGATATTTCAGTCAACGAAGAGGAATTACAAGCTATTCTCGAAGAGTTTCGCACTGATTATAACCGTCATCATTTTATCCGTCGTGAAGAATTTGCCCAAACCTGGGATCATATTGATGGGGATACCCGTCGCTTGTTTGTAGAATTTTTAGAACGTTCTTGTACGGCGGAATTTTCAGGGTTCCTTCTCTACAAGGAATTAGGAAGACGGTTAAAGGATAAAAGTCCTGTTTTGGCGGAATGTTTTACCCTCATGTCCCGTGATGAAGCCCGTCACGCCGGTTTCCTCAATAAAGCCTTATCTGATTTTAATATGTCTTTGGACTTAGGGTTTTTAACCAAGAGTCGGAGTTATACCTTCTTCCAACCTAAGTTTATTTTCTATGCCACCTATTTATCTGAAAAAATTGGTTATTGGCGTTATATCACTATTTATCGTCACCTAGAACAACATCCCGAAGACAGAATCTATCCGATTTTCAACTTCTTTGAAAACTGGTGTCAAGATGAAAACCGTCATGGGGACTTTTTTGATGCCATCATGAAAGCAACTCCTGACATTTTAAACGATTGGAAAGCCCGTTTGTGGTGTCGCTTCTTCCTGTTGTCTGTGTTTGCAACCATGTATCTCAATGATATTCAACGGTCTGATTTTTATGCGTCTATTGGACTTGATGCACGGGACTATGATAAATATGTCATTGAGAAGACCAACGAAACAGCCGGCCGAGTGTTCCCCATCGTTTTAGATGTAGATAATCCTGAGTTTTACGACAGTTTAGAAGTTTGCGTCAAGAACAACGAAAAGTTACGAGAAATTGACGCTTCTAATAGTCCGACTCCTGTGAAGTTCTTGAGAAAATTACCTGCTTTTATTTCTAATGGAGTTCAGTTCTTAAAACTTTATTTCATGAAACCCATTCGGGTTGATCATTTAGAAGGAACTGTCCGTTAAAAGTTTTGAGTTAGTTTACGTTTTGAGTACCCGCTATAGCGGGTTTTTTGTTTTAATCGGGTTGACAATAAGCATTCATTTCTGTACCTAAATCTTGTTCTTTTTTACCCAATTGTTGAACCTGTTGCTGCATTAATTTAGCGGTATCAATATCTTTATCCTTCAATGCAGCAACGAATTGACG from Crocosphaera subtropica ATCC 51142 includes these protein-coding regions:
- the acsF gene encoding magnesium-protoporphyrin IX monomethyl ester (oxidative) cyclase, whose protein sequence is MVNTLQKPEFEELRPGIKVPAKETILTPRFYTTDFEAMAKMDISVNEEELQAILEEFRTDYNRHHFIRREEFAQTWDHIDGDTRRLFVEFLERSCTAEFSGFLLYKELGRRLKDKSPVLAECFTLMSRDEARHAGFLNKALSDFNMSLDLGFLTKSRSYTFFQPKFIFYATYLSEKIGYWRYITIYRHLEQHPEDRIYPIFNFFENWCQDENRHGDFFDAIMKATPDILNDWKARLWCRFFLLSVFATMYLNDIQRSDFYASIGLDARDYDKYVIEKTNETAGRVFPIVLDVDNPEFYDSLEVCVKNNEKLREIDASNSPTPVKFLRKLPAFISNGVQFLKLYFMKPIRVDHLEGTVR